GCTGCAGCCGGGCTATGCCGACCGGCTGGACCTGTATCATCTCTACCATCTTCTGAATCATCTGAACCTGTTTGGACGTGCTTATCTTTCGCCCGTGCAACAGATTTTGAAAAGATATGTCTGGCTGTGACAGGCCGGACATATTTTTTTCGCTATTTGATTGATGGAAAAATGTTTGCATATCTATAAAAACAGAAATAATTATATGATAAATTAGAATATATAAATAAAATTTCTGAATATATATTCAAAATATGAAAATCATATATAAAAATGGAGTGTAAAGAATAAGACAACCGGAGTGGATCAGGTATATCTTTCCATTTTATAAAATACCTGGAAAATTTTTGTGTAATTTTGATAAAATAATTATAAAAAATACTTTACAGGTATGCAGATGTATGCTATATTTTGTCTATGGAGTAATACTTCAAAAAAATAAAAAACCGGAGCGCAAAATGTTTTTTAGAAAGGAGTGTAGTGAGTGTTAGGTGTTATTGTTTGCACCCATTCGGATTTCGCTGATGGGATTCGTAAATCCGTAGAGATGATCTTGGGTGAGCAGGAATGTTTCGATGTGGTTTGTTTTCAGGAGGGAGAAGACATGCTTGCCCTGAGTGACAGGGTCAAGGAAATAACAGAAAAGTATCGTCAGGACGACGAGAAATATATCGTCTGTGTAGATCTTTTCGGGGCAACTCCTTTTAATGCTTCATCAGCAGCATTGGCCGCATTCGACACAAGCGTGATCACAGGGGTAAATCTTCCCATGCTTTTGCAGATCATGTCAGAGAGAGAGGATTATGAGGATTACGACGCTCTTCTGGAAGGAGCCCTCTCGAATGCGAAGGAAAATATGAAAATTGTGAAGATGAAAGAAATGTTCGGTTAGAAAGGAAGGGACAGAATGATTGCTTTAGTTCGTTGTGATGATCGTTTGATTCATGGACAGTGTATGACTGTTATCGTGAAGTCGTATGATATTCAGGAGATTATTGTAGTTGATGATTTTACTGCAACCAATGCAGTTTTGAAAACAGTATTTAAAACGGCAGTTCCGTCCAATATGAAAGCGGATGTGTTTACCATTCAGGATTCCCTGCCAAAGATTAAAGAAGCTCTGACAAATGACGTGAGGACAATGGTATTGATGAAGAGTCCTATCGTTTATGTGGAACTGTTAAAAGCGATGGATGAGCTTCCGAAGGAACTGAATGTGGGTCCTATGACGAAGAGAAAAGGCTCCATTGCCGTTCATCCGGCAATTAACCTGATCCAGAGTGAAGGCGACGCTGTTAAAGAAGCAGTGAGCATGGGTGCGCATGTATATTTCCGTCAGGTTCCTGAACAGGCACTGATCGAATGGGATGAAGTGAAAGATAAATTTTAAAAGGAGGGCACTATGAGTATATTTCAAGCTCTGTTATTAGCATTATTTGGTTGGATGAGTTCTATTTACTGCCCGGTATTATCGGGTGGACTGGGCGGCTGGTATACACTGGGCAGACCGCTTGTATCCGGTATGGTGATTGGTATTATCATGGGTGATGTACAGACCGGTATTATCATGGGCGCGGCAATTCAGATGCTCTATATCGGCCTTGTTACGCCGGGCGGTGCAATGCCGGCTGACGTAAACTTTGCTTCCTGGATTGGAATACCGCTGGCTATGGCTGCGGGAGCAGGACAGGAGTTCGCACTGGCGCTGGCAGTACCGCTGTCTACGCTTGGTGTGTTTGCAGTCTATGGTCTGTGTGCAATCAATCTGTTTTTTGTACATAAACAGGACGCTTATATTGACAGCGGTGAACTGGACAAAGCGGCAAGAATCCCGATTATTGGTCAGATTACGAATATTATGCTGCGGTTTTTCCCGATCCTGATTATCAATTATTTTGGTGCGGATCTGGTAGCAACCCTTGTCGAGATGATGCCTGTATGGCTGACAGATATTTTGCAGATTTTCGCAAATATGCTTCCTCTCGTTGGATTTATGCTGCTGATGCGTACACTTGTTAAGAAAGATCTGGATCTGATCTACTTTGTACTTGGATTTGTGCTGGTATCCGTTATGGGACTGGGCATGATTCCGATCGTTATCTTTGCACTGGTAATTGCATATCTGAAATATCAGATGTCGGAAAAGGAGGCGTGAGAAGATGAGCGAAGAAAAGAGAACTTTAAGTAAGAAAGCGATACGCAAATCTTATTGGAACTGGATGTTCTGGAACTTGTCCGTTCAGAACTTCGAGCGTATGGAAGGTCCGGCAATCGTAAAGATGCTTGCCGATGTGAGAGAAGAGCTGTATCCGGGTGATGTAGAGGCGCAGAAAGAGATGCTGGAGCGCCATTCTATCTTCTTTAATACGGAGCCTTTCCTTGGCAGTATCGTTCCTGGTATTGTACTTGGTATGGAGCATGAGATGGCACAGGGCGGAGACGTGCAGCCTGAGTTTATCAACTCCATCAAAACTGCTCTGATGGGACCGTTTGCAGGTATCGGTGATTCCCTGCTTCCCGGCACACTGTGCCCGATCCTTTTGAGTATTGCCCTTGGTCTGTGCGGTAACGGCGAGATTATCGGGCCTCTGTTCTACATTATTGTGTTCCTTGGCGTTATGTTCCCGCTGACATGGTTCTTATTCTCCTATGGTGTTAAAACCGGTGCCAATGCAGCCGAGATGGTGCTGGCGGGCGGTATCAAGGATAAGGTGACAAAAGCAGCCGAGACGGTAGGTTTGATTGTCGTCGGTGCGGTCACAGCTTCCTATACCCATGTAAATATTGGACTCGTGTATACGAGCGGTGATTTGTCCGTTGATATTGGAGCGATTCTCAATTCCCTGCTTCCGGGACTTTCCGTACTGATCGTATCCATGATTGCATATGTATTGATGGTAAAGAAAAAATGGTCAGTCAACAAAATGATGCTGCTCTTCCTCATTATTGCTATTGTAGGCTATGTGACAACGGTTCTGACGGTTTAAAACCGGCCGGGAGGAGGAAAACGTATGCACAAAACAGTAGAAAAGTTATTACACGGACTGGTGATCTCCTGCCAGGCTTATGAAGATACCCCTTTGTACGGGCCGAAGTATATGGCAGCGATGGCGCTGTGTGCACAGATGGGCGGAGCCAATGGGCTTCGCGCCTGCTGGGCGCAGGACATCCGTGCAGTGAAAGAGGCTTGTGATCTGCCGATCATTGGTATTAACAAGAAATTCGGAGACGGCAATCCACTGGATGAGATATTCATTACACCGACATTTGAATCTGCGAAAGAGATCATTGAGGCGGGTTGCGACATTGTGGCGCTGGATTGTACGATCCGTGACTGCCGACCATTTGCGGAATTGGATAATCTGTTGCACCAGATCAAAGACGCTTATCCTGACATTGCGATCATGGCTGATCTGGCAACGCTGGAAGAGGCTGTTAAGGCTGCGGAGACAGGTTGTGTGGACATTATCTCCACCACCCTTGCCGGGTATACGAGAAATTCTCTTGACGGCGCTACGGACGGACCGAATGTAGGATTGATCAGAGAGATCAAAAAACAGGTTTCTCTGCCGGTCAATGCAGAAGGCCGCATTTGGGAACTGCATGATCTTGAGGAAGTGCTGGAGGCGGGAGCCGATATGGTTTCCATCGGCAGTGCGGTTACAAGGCCTCATCTGATCACGGAACGTTTTGCGAACTGCAATAAGAAATACCATAACAGATAGGAGTTTGGGGCTGTCTTATGACAGCCCTTTCTTAAAAAGGTGAAAAGTCAGAGATGGACAGAACATTTCATGTAACATTACAGGAAGAAGAATATGTTGAGTATTTGAGCTGTCAGATCAGCTACTCAAAGATGATGCGGGGATACCGCTGGTTTCTGTTGACAAGCGTTCCGGCGCTGCTTGTGACAGGGGTGCTGATTCTGAAGATCAAATCATGGCTGTTTGTATCAAGTATCATTGCCCTTGCCGTAGTGTGGGTACTGTACGGCGCTTCGGCAGTATGGAGAAGATACATCAGAGGAAAGATCAGAAAAAAATTTCTGCCGAGGATGAATGTCAAAGAATTTAAAGAAGTCACCTATCATTTTGGCGAGCGGGAAATCGAATATTCTGACAAAAATAAAAAAACAAAGATCGCTTATTCTGATATTGTGACAATGCTGCCATTAAAAAGTCAGTTTGCTTTCTGCTATCCCGGCGGGACGATCCTGCTCCCTTATCGCGTTTTTAAGGAAGAAGAGGATATGAAACAGTTTATAAAAGAATATGAGGAATTCAGAAAGAAAGGCTGAGATAACAGGGAGCTGATACAGACGATTGCACCAGCTCCTTTTTAATAAATAGAAAACGATTTTTTATGAATAAGACTGTCTCTTATACACAGATATGTGTGACAGTATACCCTTCTTCCAGATAAGAGACGGACAGCTCCGGAAAACGGTTCTGTAAATACTGTTCCATACTTTTGATTCCCGCAATCTCACAGCAGGAGTGGTTGACGACAATCAGAGGGAGATCATTATCAATCGCATACTGGGCCTGATAAAAATTGGAGATTCCGTCATCAGCCACAATACATACGTCGCAGTGCTGTTTGTCGAGCATTTTGAAAATATCGGTGGCGGCGCCGGTCCCCATGCCGATGGCAGATACTTTTTTATCGACATCTCCAAAGACATAGACACCGTTCTCTCCGTCCTGTTTCAGACAGTCGGCAACATGGGCAGCAAGCTCTCTGACGGTTGTCTCCGGAATCGTCGCGTGCTGGATATAGGAGGAAGTTACCCGGGTGAAATCAAAGCCGAGACGTTTCGCCCACATATCGGCCACGCCAACTTCGGGGATCATGTCCCACAGGTCATGACAGCGATAGACAGTAATATCGTGTGCGTTCAGACGTGCAAGTTTTCGCTTAACACTTTCGTGTGCGAGCTTCTTGGGGCCGGTCGTCATATGGTAAAAGGGATTTTCATGACTGATAATAAAGTGGATGCCCTTTTCGATTGCCTGATCAATGACCTTGTTTGTTGCTACCCAGCATACGCCGATACGGTCAGCATCCATGTCCTCACTGCCGCAGAGGATAATGTCACGTGTTTCATTGTAATTGACCCACGGCGCATCTGCTGTTAATTGTTCTATTAAATTTTTTATTTTCATTTTGATTCCTTTCCGAATCGGAGCGCTAATCTTATTTTAACAGATTTTCAGAGAAAATACAGTATTTATATATCTTTTACTATCGCTATAATATATAATGCAAAAATATAACATATAAAGGGGTGGCGGATGAATACAACAGATATTATTGACAGCAATTACACGAAATTAACCAAAACGGAAAAAAAAATAGCGAATTTCATTCTCCAGGACCAAAGGCATACACTGATCAATATGACATTGCTGGAGCTGTCAAAGCAGCTCAGACTTGGGGAAGCGAGTATTATCAGGTTCTGCCGGAAAATGGGTTTCAGAGGGTTTCAGGATCTGAAACTGAGCATGGCGATTGAGAGCGCTCAGGATGAGGAAAAGGATAAAACAGGAAGAGCGGGAGAGGCGGACAACAGTATCGGTTCGGAGAAAATGATCCGCGTCATCCAAAATACGGATGCCTGTGTCAATCGTGAACATTTAAAACAGGCTGTGGCATTGATGGGAGTGAACGAACAGGTCTACTTTTATGGGGCCGGCAGCAGCGGGATCGCGGCGGAAATTGCGGAGACACGTTTTATCCGTATGGGCAGAAGGAGCAAGTCAGTCAGAGATTCCCATATTCAGACAATCCAGGCTGCGATTATGTCTCCGGAAGATGTGGTTGTGGCGATCTCTGTCTCAGGAACCACGCATGACCTTTACAATGCGCTGATGCTCGCCAGAGACAGCGGCAGCAAGATTATTGCCATTACCAATCATGAAAATTCACCGATCGCCGAAATAGCGGACTGCGTGCTTTTGACGAGTGCACCGGAGAATCCGATTACAGGGGGGACGTTCGAATCGATCGTATCGCAGCTTTATGTGCTGGATATGCTGTTTTCCTGCTATTCTGCAAATAATCGGGAGACAGTCAGCAGTTACAGGGAGAAAGTGGCAATTTCCATTAACCGAAAACTGGAGACGAAATAAACAGGCAGACGTTGACAGGAAAGGCCGCCGTAAGAAGATTTATCAGAGGCGGCAGTCTTTCCTGTCAGCGGTTATGTACAGACCGTATAAAATGTAATTTTTAGTATGACGAAACCAGGTGCCATGAATATGACAAAAGTCATTGACGGTTTGGATGTCTTGTTATATGATAGAGACAGGGGAGAAAACATTGCCGATATTGATCGGTATGTTTATTTTTTTTACCTTTTTTTAGGCATTACACGACAAAACCTATAAAACACAAAAGGAAGGAAACCCATCCAATGAAAAAAATGTTTACCAGGCGCCTGTTTCTCTATATGCTGGCGGGACTCGTCATCACAATCAGCGTTATCTTTGCATTGCAGACAGTAATCAACCAAAAAGAAAATACTGCATCCAGTGGGGACAAACTGGCGATGGTGAAAGAAAGGATGCGCATTAACGAGGAAAATATCGAAAATCTTACGGTAAATCTCGGTGAAAACAACCTTGCCAAGACGAGGGCCTTTGCGGATATGCTTGTCATGGATGATACGATTGCAGGCGATATGGCAAAACTCAATGAAATCAAAGACCGTCTGATGGTCAATGAGTTACATATTATTGATGAGAATGGGATCATTACGAGCAGTACGATAGAAGCGTACATAGGATTTGATATGAAGAGCGGTGAG
The sequence above is a segment of the Lachnospiraceae bacterium JLR.KK008 genome. Coding sequences within it:
- a CDS encoding PTS mannose transporter subunit IID, coding for MLGVIVCTHSDFADGIRKSVEMILGEQECFDVVCFQEGEDMLALSDRVKEITEKYRQDDEKYIVCVDLFGATPFNASSAALAAFDTSVITGVNLPMLLQIMSEREDYEDYDALLEGALSNAKENMKIVKMKEMFG
- a CDS encoding PTS sugar transporter subunit IIB → MIALVRCDDRLIHGQCMTVIVKSYDIQEIIVVDDFTATNAVLKTVFKTAVPSNMKADVFTIQDSLPKIKEALTNDVRTMVLMKSPIVYVELLKAMDELPKELNVGPMTKRKGSIAVHPAINLIQSEGDAVKEAVSMGAHVYFRQVPEQALIEWDEVKDKF
- a CDS encoding N-acetylmannosamine-6-phosphate 2-epimerase → MHKTVEKLLHGLVISCQAYEDTPLYGPKYMAAMALCAQMGGANGLRACWAQDIRAVKEACDLPIIGINKKFGDGNPLDEIFITPTFESAKEIIEAGCDIVALDCTIRDCRPFAELDNLLHQIKDAYPDIAIMADLATLEEAVKAAETGCVDIISTTLAGYTRNSLDGATDGPNVGLIREIKKQVSLPVNAEGRIWELHDLEEVLEAGADMVSIGSAVTRPHLITERFANCNKKYHNR
- a CDS encoding MurR/RpiR family transcriptional regulator — translated: MNTTDIIDSNYTKLTKTEKKIANFILQDQRHTLINMTLLELSKQLRLGEASIIRFCRKMGFRGFQDLKLSMAIESAQDEEKDKTGRAGEADNSIGSEKMIRVIQNTDACVNREHLKQAVALMGVNEQVYFYGAGSSGIAAEIAETRFIRMGRRSKSVRDSHIQTIQAAIMSPEDVVVAISVSGTTHDLYNALMLARDSGSKIIAITNHENSPIAEIADCVLLTSAPENPITGGTFESIVSQLYVLDMLFSCYSANNRETVSSYREKVAISINRKLETK
- a CDS encoding Nif3-like dinuclear metal center hexameric protein — translated: MKIKNLIEQLTADAPWVNYNETRDIILCGSEDMDADRIGVCWVATNKVIDQAIEKGIHFIISHENPFYHMTTGPKKLAHESVKRKLARLNAHDITVYRCHDLWDMIPEVGVADMWAKRLGFDFTRVTSSYIQHATIPETTVRELAAHVADCLKQDGENGVYVFGDVDKKVSAIGMGTGAATDIFKMLDKQHCDVCIVADDGISNFYQAQYAIDNDLPLIVVNHSCCEIAGIKSMEQYLQNRFPELSVSYLEEGYTVTHICV
- a CDS encoding PTS sugar transporter subunit IIC — translated: MSIFQALLLALFGWMSSIYCPVLSGGLGGWYTLGRPLVSGMVIGIIMGDVQTGIIMGAAIQMLYIGLVTPGGAMPADVNFASWIGIPLAMAAGAGQEFALALAVPLSTLGVFAVYGLCAINLFFVHKQDAYIDSGELDKAARIPIIGQITNIMLRFFPILIINYFGADLVATLVEMMPVWLTDILQIFANMLPLVGFMLLMRTLVKKDLDLIYFVLGFVLVSVMGLGMIPIVIFALVIAYLKYQMSEKEA
- a CDS encoding PTS system mannose/fructose/sorbose family transporter subunit IID encodes the protein MSEEKRTLSKKAIRKSYWNWMFWNLSVQNFERMEGPAIVKMLADVREELYPGDVEAQKEMLERHSIFFNTEPFLGSIVPGIVLGMEHEMAQGGDVQPEFINSIKTALMGPFAGIGDSLLPGTLCPILLSIALGLCGNGEIIGPLFYIIVFLGVMFPLTWFLFSYGVKTGANAAEMVLAGGIKDKVTKAAETVGLIVVGAVTASYTHVNIGLVYTSGDLSVDIGAILNSLLPGLSVLIVSMIAYVLMVKKKWSVNKMMLLFLIIAIVGYVTTVLTV